One segment of Tenrec ecaudatus isolate mTenEca1 chromosome 1, mTenEca1.hap1, whole genome shotgun sequence DNA contains the following:
- the LOC142446720 gene encoding olfactory receptor 7C1-like, translating to MEPRNHTHMQHFILLGLSEDAELQPLLFGLFLSMYLVTFTGNLLIILTITTDSHLHTSMYFFLYNLSFADICFTSTTVPKMLMNIQLQNRVISYEHCITQMYFFLLFTGLDHFLLTVMSYDRFVAICHPLHYTVIMNPRLCGLLLLACWLLSVLDALLHALMVLRLSFCTELEISHFFCEINQILQLACSDTFLNTLVIYFAAGILGVIPFSGVLFSYTKIVSSILKISSAGGKYKAFSTCGSHLSVVSLFYGTAFGIYLSSAATQNSRSSAIASVMYTVATPMLNPFIYTLRNKDIKQTLGKLCS from the coding sequence ATGGAACCAAGAAACCACACACATATGCAACATTTCATCCTTTTGGGGCTCTCAGAAGACgcagagctgcagcccctcctcttCGGACTCTTCCTGTCTATGTACCTGGTCACCTTcactgggaacctgctcatcatcctgaccatcaccacagactcccacctccacacatccatgtacttcttcctctacAACCTCTCCTTTGCTGACATCTGTTTCACCTCCACCACTGTCCCAAAGATGCTGATGAATATCCAGTTGCAGAACAGAGTTATTTCTTATGAACACTGTATCACCCAGATGTATTTTTTCCTGCTTTTTACAGGATTGGATCATTTCCTCTTGACAGTGATGTCCTATGACCGGTTTGTCGCCATCTGTCACCCACTGCACTACACAGTCATCATGAACCCAAGGCTCTGTGGCCTCCTGCTTCTGGCCTGCTGGTTATTGAGTGTACTGGATGCTCTATTACATGCGTTAATGGTTTTGCGTTTGTCCTTTTGTACAGAGTTGGAAATctcccattttttctgtgaaATTAACCAGATACTCCAACTTGCTTGCTCTGACACATTCCTCAATACCTTAGTAATTTATTTTGCAGCTGGGATTCTGGGTGTTATTCCATTCAGTGGGGTCCTTTTCTCTTACACAAAGATCGTGTcctccattttgaaaatttcatcaGCTGGGGGCAAATACAAAGCCTTTTCCACTTGTGGGTCTCACCTCTCCGTGGTTTCCTTGTTTTATGGTACCGCTTTTGGGATTTACCTCAGTTCTGCTGCTACTCAAAATTCCAGGTCGAGTGCAATCGCCTCAGTGATGTACACTGTAGCCACACCCATGCTGAACCCCTTTATCTATACTCTTAGAAACAAGGACATAAAGCAGACCCTTGGGAAACTTTGCAGTTGA